One Antarctobacter heliothermus DNA segment encodes these proteins:
- a CDS encoding ectoine synthase: MIVRDFEQISKNQPDRVVSDAQWTSVRMLLADDGMGFSFHITFLEAGSEHVFEYKNHFESVYCMQGKGSITDLATGEVHHIKPGVMYALDKHDRHRLKADEELVMACCFNPPVTGKEVHREDGSYAAPEAVEA; this comes from the coding sequence ATGATTGTCAGAGACTTCGAACAGATCAGCAAGAACCAGCCCGATCGCGTTGTATCCGACGCGCAATGGACAAGTGTGCGGATGCTGCTGGCCGATGACGGGATGGGCTTTTCGTTTCACATCACGTTCCTTGAGGCGGGCTCGGAGCATGTTTTCGAGTACAAGAACCACTTTGAAAGCGTGTATTGCATGCAGGGCAAGGGCTCGATCACCGATCTGGCCACCGGCGAGGTGCACCACATCAAGCCGGGCGTCATGTACGCACTGGACAAGCACGACCGCCACCGCCTGAAGGCGGACGAAGAGTTGGTCATGGCTTGCTGTTTCAACCCGCCCGTGACGGGCAAAGAGGTCCACCGCGAAGACGGCTCTTATGCAGCGCCCGAGGCGGTGGAGGCCTGA
- a CDS encoding aspartate kinase has protein sequence MTHTVEKIGGTSMSRLAELRDTLFLTDGKAAYGRVFVVSAFGGITDLLLEHKKTGEAGVYARFANAEDDHGWHEALSRTSEAMIAAHEDVLDHPGDIEQATAFVQERIEGARNCLIDLQRLCSYGHFRLNAHLLHIRELLSGLGEAHSALVATLLLQRSGVNARLVDLTGWRDEDDVTLQERLDRGMSGIDTATEMPIVTGYAQCQEGLMREFDRGYSEVTFSRLAARTGAHEAIIHKEFHLSSADPRIVGGDKVKKLGRTNYDVADQMANLGMEAIHPSAAKTLRQAGVPLRVTNAFDPGDPGTLIDDQPAETPSVEIVTGLDVIALEVFEQDMVGVKGYDASILDALTRHKVRIVSKVSNANTVTHYVDASLKALRRVEADLSEKYPQAELSTRKLALVAVVGRDLSGLSTLQRGLQAFDHAGIYSVGASQGPRNVDTQFILERADMEKAIKSLHDAYFDDENKKVALVA, from the coding sequence ATGACTCATACAGTTGAGAAAATCGGCGGGACAAGCATGTCCCGCCTCGCTGAATTGCGTGACACGCTATTCCTGACCGACGGCAAGGCGGCTTATGGCCGTGTGTTTGTCGTGTCTGCCTTTGGTGGCATCACCGACTTGCTGCTAGAGCATAAAAAGACCGGAGAGGCGGGCGTCTACGCGCGCTTTGCCAATGCCGAGGACGATCACGGCTGGCACGAGGCGCTCAGCCGCACCAGCGAGGCAATGATTGCCGCGCATGAGGACGTGCTGGACCATCCCGGCGACATCGAACAGGCCACCGCCTTTGTGCAGGAACGTATCGAGGGCGCGCGCAATTGCCTGATCGACCTGCAACGCCTGTGTTCCTACGGGCATTTCCGGCTGAACGCGCACCTGCTGCACATCCGCGAGTTGCTGTCCGGTCTGGGCGAGGCACACTCCGCGCTTGTTGCTACACTGCTTTTGCAACGCTCTGGCGTGAATGCACGGTTGGTGGATCTGACCGGTTGGCGTGATGAGGACGACGTGACCTTGCAGGAACGGCTGGACCGGGGCATGTCGGGAATTGATACCGCCACCGAAATGCCCATCGTGACCGGCTACGCTCAGTGCCAAGAAGGTCTGATGCGCGAGTTTGATCGCGGCTATTCAGAAGTGACGTTTTCGCGGCTTGCCGCCCGGACGGGCGCGCATGAGGCAATCATCCACAAGGAATTTCACCTGTCCTCCGCCGATCCGCGCATTGTGGGCGGCGACAAGGTCAAAAAGCTGGGCCGCACCAACTATGACGTGGCCGATCAGATGGCCAATCTGGGGATGGAGGCGATCCACCCCTCGGCGGCCAAGACGCTGCGTCAGGCGGGTGTGCCGCTGCGTGTCACCAATGCCTTTGATCCCGGCGATCCCGGCACGCTGATCGACGACCAGCCGGCCGAGACGCCGAGTGTCGAGATCGTCACTGGGCTGGACGTGATTGCGCTGGAGGTGTTCGAACAGGATATGGTGGGCGTCAAGGGCTACGATGCCTCCATCCTCGACGCGCTGACCCGCCACAAGGTGCGGATCGTGTCCAAGGTGTCCAATGCGAACACCGTCACCCACTATGTCGATGCCTCGCTGAAAGCACTGCGCCGGGTCGAGGCGGATTTGTCGGAGAAATACCCGCAGGCCGAACTCAGCACCCGCAAGCTGGCGCTGGTGGCGGTCGTGGGCCGCGATCTCAGCGGGCTGTCGACCTTGCAACGCGGGCTACAGGCCTTTGATCATGCGGGGATCTATTCCGTTGGCGCCAGCCAGGGACCGCGCAATGTGGACACTCAGTTCATCCTCGAACGGGCGGATATGGAAAAGGCGATCAAGAGCCTGCATGACGCCTACTTCGACGACGAAAACAAAAAGGTCGCGCTGGTCGCCTGA
- a CDS encoding PACE efflux transporter, translating into MRTTRDRIRHAISFEIIGILLIVPLGALGFDVHAKDMGVIVIIGSVLATLWNYFYNLMFDRTMKRLKGRVEKTGAERVLHAILFELGLLVATLPLFAIYLGISLWQALIMDIAFVVFFLIYAFVFNWVYDLLFPIPEAI; encoded by the coding sequence ATGCGCACAACACGCGACCGAATTCGACACGCAATCAGCTTTGAGATCATCGGCATTCTTTTGATTGTGCCGCTTGGCGCCTTGGGGTTCGACGTGCACGCCAAGGACATGGGCGTCATCGTCATCATCGGGTCTGTTCTTGCGACGCTGTGGAACTATTTTTATAACCTTATGTTCGATCGAACGATGAAGCGGCTCAAGGGCCGCGTCGAAAAAACGGGGGCCGAACGTGTCCTGCACGCCATCCTGTTCGAACTCGGGCTGCTGGTGGCGACCTTGCCGCTGTTTGCCATCTATCTTGGCATCAGCCTGTGGCAGGCACTGATCATGGACATCGCCTTTGTCGTGTTCTTTCTGATCTATGCCTTTGTGTTCAACTGGGTCTACGACCTGCTGTTTCCCATCCCCGAGGCGATATGA
- a CDS encoding molybdopterin-dependent oxidoreductase — protein MKTAFFAATCAALLFVTSAIAQEMSEPQGAVVLTVTGNINRTNGDGAARFDLDMLRAVGETEVVTDTIWTTGDLVFTGVQLVDLLAYLGAGEGDLSARAINDYAVNVPVTDAVEGGPIIAYEVDGNTMSRREKGPLWLVYPYAASSDYRTEVIYARSIWQLDRMTIGE, from the coding sequence ATGAAAACCGCATTTTTCGCGGCGACCTGCGCCGCGCTGTTGTTCGTTACGTCTGCAATCGCTCAGGAGATGTCTGAACCGCAGGGCGCTGTGGTCCTGACAGTCACCGGCAACATCAACCGCACCAACGGTGACGGGGCGGCACGGTTCGACCTCGACATGCTGCGCGCCGTGGGGGAGACGGAGGTGGTGACCGATACCATCTGGACCACCGGCGATCTGGTCTTTACCGGGGTCCAACTGGTCGATCTTCTGGCTTACCTCGGAGCCGGGGAGGGGGATCTCAGCGCGCGTGCGATCAATGACTATGCCGTCAACGTGCCAGTCACCGACGCGGTTGAGGGCGGCCCGATCATCGCTTATGAGGTGGATGGCAATACCATGTCGCGCCGCGAAAAGGGCCCGCTTTGGCTCGTCTATCCCTATGCCGCTTCCAGCGATTACCGGACAGAGGTGATCTATGCCCGCAGCATCTGGCAGCTGGACCGCATGACAATCGGCGAATGA
- a CDS encoding sulfotransferase family protein → MNIACWSGPRNLSTALMYAFGARPDCAVWDEPFYATYLDRTGIDHPMRDEIIAAGLTDWAEVARRCAAPDPEGAAHLYLKLMTHHVLDGDSLDWAAKAAHVFLIRHPARVLASYAVKRENPDLADIGFAQQSAIFQTVRARGWRYAVIDSNDIRRAPESALRALCDAINLPFDPTMLSWPAGGHAGDGVWAAHWYDAVHRSTGFAGAEGPMPAVDPALSAVHDAALPHYQQMRAETLRIPA, encoded by the coding sequence ATGAACATTGCCTGCTGGTCCGGCCCCCGCAACCTGTCCACGGCGCTTATGTATGCCTTTGGCGCGCGGCCGGATTGCGCCGTCTGGGACGAGCCGTTTTATGCCACCTACCTTGACCGCACCGGGATCGACCATCCCATGCGGGATGAGATCATCGCGGCGGGGCTAACCGACTGGGCAGAGGTGGCCCGCCGTTGCGCCGCCCCTGACCCCGAGGGGGCCGCGCATCTTTATCTCAAGCTGATGACGCATCATGTGCTGGACGGCGACAGCCTCGACTGGGCCGCCAAGGCCGCGCATGTGTTCCTGATCCGCCACCCGGCGCGCGTGCTGGCCAGCTATGCGGTCAAGCGTGAGAATCCCGATCTGGCCGACATCGGCTTTGCCCAGCAAAGCGCGATTTTCCAGACCGTGCGTGCACGCGGCTGGCGCTATGCGGTGATCGACAGCAATGACATTCGTCGCGCGCCCGAATCCGCTCTGCGCGCATTGTGCGATGCCATCAACCTTCCGTTTGATCCGACCATGTTGTCATGGCCCGCAGGCGGACACGCGGGCGATGGCGTCTGGGCGGCGCATTGGTATGACGCCGTTCACCGCTCGACCGGGTTTGCCGGGGCAGAGGGGCCGATGCCCGCCGTTGATCCGGCCCTGAGCGCGGTTCATGACGCCGCATTGCCCCATTATCAGCAAATGCGGGCCGAAACGCTGCGGATTCCGGCCTGA
- the tig gene encoding trigger factor — MQVTETLKEGLKRGYAITVTAAELDEKVTVKLKEAQPDIEMKGFRKGKVPLPLLKKQFGQRVLGETMQEVIDGAMNQHFEDSGDRPALQPEVKMTNEDWNEGDDIHVEMSYEALPEVPEVDASGIELERLVVKAEDEAVDEALKSLAETAQDFEDKDGASEDGDQVVIDFVGKVDGEPFEGGAAEDYPLTLGSGSFIPGFEEQLVGVSTGDEKAVEVNFPEEYGAEHLAGKAAVFDVTVKGVKAPKAAEIDDEMAKKFGAEDLDSLKTQIRERLEAEYAGAARQVMKRSLLDSLDGLVSFELPPTLVDAEAKQIAHQLWHEENPDVQGHDHPEIETTEEHTTLAERRVRLGLLLADLGQKAEVEVSEAEMTQAIMNQARQYPGQEREFFEYVRQNPQMQQQMRAPIFEDKVIDHIVEKAKVTEKEVSKEDLQKAVEELDEA; from the coding sequence ATGCAGGTCACCGAGACGCTGAAAGAGGGCCTCAAGCGCGGCTACGCCATCACCGTGACGGCGGCCGAGCTGGATGAGAAAGTCACCGTCAAGCTGAAAGAAGCGCAGCCTGACATCGAGATGAAGGGATTCCGCAAAGGCAAGGTTCCGCTGCCGCTGCTGAAAAAGCAGTTCGGCCAGCGCGTGCTGGGCGAGACCATGCAAGAGGTCATCGACGGTGCCATGAACCAGCACTTTGAGGACAGCGGCGACCGCCCGGCGCTGCAGCCCGAAGTCAAGATGACCAACGAAGACTGGAACGAAGGCGACGACATCCATGTCGAAATGTCCTACGAGGCGCTTCCCGAAGTGCCCGAGGTCGACGCGTCGGGAATCGAGCTGGAACGTCTGGTCGTCAAGGCCGAAGATGAGGCCGTCGACGAGGCGCTGAAATCTCTCGCCGAGACCGCGCAGGACTTTGAAGACAAAGACGGCGCGTCAGAAGATGGCGATCAGGTTGTGATCGACTTCGTCGGCAAGGTCGACGGTGAGCCCTTTGAGGGCGGCGCTGCCGAGGATTACCCGCTGACGCTGGGCTCCGGTTCCTTCATCCCCGGCTTCGAAGAGCAGCTGGTTGGCGTGTCCACCGGTGATGAAAAGGCCGTTGAGGTCAACTTCCCCGAGGAATACGGCGCAGAGCATCTGGCTGGCAAAGCCGCGGTCTTTGACGTGACCGTGAAGGGTGTCAAAGCCCCCAAGGCCGCCGAGATCGACGACGAGATGGCCAAGAAATTCGGTGCCGAAGATCTCGACAGCCTCAAGACCCAGATCCGTGAGCGTCTTGAAGCCGAATATGCCGGTGCCGCACGTCAGGTGATGAAGCGCAGCCTGCTGGACAGCCTTGATGGTCTGGTCAGCTTTGAACTGCCGCCGACCCTTGTCGACGCCGAAGCCAAGCAGATCGCGCATCAGCTGTGGCATGAGGAAAACCCCGACGTGCAGGGCCACGATCACCCCGAGATCGAGACCACAGAAGAGCACACCACACTGGCAGAGCGCCGCGTGCGCCTTGGCCTGTTGCTGGCTGACCTTGGTCAGAAAGCCGAGGTTGAGGTCTCTGAGGCCGAAATGACCCAAGCGATCATGAACCAGGCGCGTCAGTACCCGGGTCAGGAGCGTGAGTTCTTTGAGTACGTCCGTCAGAACCCACAGATGCAGCAGCAGATGCGTGCGCCGATCTTCGAAGACAAGGTCATCGACCACATCGTCGAAAAGGCCAAGGTGACGGAAAAGGAAGTCTCGAAAGAGGACCTTCAGAAAGCGGTTGAGGAACTGGACGAGGCATAA
- the rplI gene encoding 50S ribosomal protein L9, with protein sequence MQVILLERVAKLGQMGDVVDVKPGFARNFLLLQGKALTASKENIAQFEVQKAQLEARNLETKTEAEALASRLDGQQFVVIRQASDGGNLYGSVTTRDVSDVATEEGFTIDRKQVLIRTPIKELGLHDVEVHLHPEVMCVVTLNVARSPEEAELQESGKSIRELAAEEEAQADFEVSQLFDEIGAAADDDDGDAPVRTDAAAAEGDDD encoded by the coding sequence ATGCAAGTTATCCTTCTCGAACGTGTTGCCAAGCTGGGCCAGATGGGCGACGTCGTCGACGTCAAACCGGGCTTCGCGCGCAACTTCCTGCTGTTGCAGGGCAAGGCGCTGACCGCGTCGAAAGAGAACATCGCGCAGTTCGAAGTGCAAAAAGCACAGCTCGAAGCGCGTAACCTCGAAACCAAAACCGAAGCCGAAGCACTGGCATCGCGTCTCGACGGACAGCAGTTCGTCGTGATTCGTCAGGCATCCGACGGCGGCAACCTGTACGGCTCCGTTACCACGCGTGACGTATCCGATGTTGCCACCGAAGAAGGCTTTACGATCGACCGCAAGCAGGTTCTGATCCGCACGCCGATCAAAGAGCTGGGCCTGCACGACGTCGAGGTGCACCTGCACCCCGAGGTCATGTGTGTGGTCACGCTGAACGTCGCGCGCTCGCCCGAAGAGGCCGAGTTGCAGGAAAGCGGCAAATCGATCCGCGAACTGGCCGCTGAAGAAGAGGCGCAAGCCGATTTCGAAGTGTCGCAGCTGTTCGATGAGATCGGTGCCGCCGCAGACGACGACGATGGCGATGCCCCGGTTCGCACCGATGCCGCTGCCGCCGAAGGCGACGACGACTGA
- the rpsR gene encoding 30S ribosomal protein S18, with the protein MAAKPFFRRRKVCPFSGDNAPKIDYKDTRLLQRYVSERGKIVPSRITAVSAKKQRELARAIKRARFLALLPYAVK; encoded by the coding sequence ATGGCCGCAAAACCATTTTTCCGCCGCCGCAAGGTCTGCCCCTTCTCGGGCGACAACGCACCCAAAATTGACTACAAAGACACCCGTCTTCTGCAGCGCTACGTCAGCGAACGCGGTAAGATCGTGCCGTCGCGTATCACCGCCGTTTCGGCGAAAAAGCAGCGTGAACTGGCCCGCGCCATCAAGCGCGCCCGCTTTCTCGCCCTGCTGCCCTACGCCGTGAAGTAA
- the rpsF gene encoding 30S ribosomal protein S6: MPLYEHVFIARQDLSNAQAEGLVEHFSTVLSDNGGKVVESEYWGVKTMAYKINKNRKGHYSFLRTDAPASAVQEMERLMRLHDDVMRILTIKVDAHVEGPSVQMQKRDERGDRGDRRERRPRD; the protein is encoded by the coding sequence ATGCCGCTGTACGAGCATGTCTTTATCGCGCGTCAGGACTTGTCCAACGCGCAGGCCGAAGGGCTTGTCGAACATTTTTCCACGGTTCTCTCTGACAACGGCGGCAAAGTCGTTGAAAGCGAGTACTGGGGCGTCAAGACGATGGCCTACAAGATCAACAAGAACCGCAAGGGTCACTACTCTTTCCTGCGGACCGACGCACCTGCCTCGGCCGTTCAGGAAATGGAACGCCTGATGCGCCTGCATGATGACGTGATGCGCATCCTGACCATCAAGGTCGATGCCCATGTCGAGGGCCCTTCGGTCCAGATGCAAAAGCGCGACGAGCGCGGTGACCGTGGCGACCGCCGCGAACGCCGTCCCCGCGATTGA
- a CDS encoding YceI family protein, producing MKQFFFASAIAALPFAAMASEAENYALDPSHSQIVFTYNHLGYSTTYGMFSGFEGDIAWDKTDPAKSSVTVSFPVRTMLTGWEGRFDHFMTAEFFDADEGADEMVTFTSTDINVTGETTAVITGDLTLNGVTKSVALDATLNQSGDHPMEGKPWAGFDATTILLRSDYDLGMFAPYISDEVQVMISIEAMKAD from the coding sequence ATGAAACAATTCTTCTTTGCCTCGGCGATCGCCGCGCTCCCCTTTGCCGCAATGGCCAGCGAAGCTGAAAACTACGCGCTGGACCCCAGCCACAGCCAGATTGTGTTCACCTACAATCACCTTGGCTATTCGACGACCTACGGCATGTTCTCGGGGTTTGAGGGCGATATCGCATGGGACAAGACCGATCCGGCCAAATCGTCCGTGACCGTGTCCTTTCCGGTGCGCACCATGTTGACCGGCTGGGAAGGGCGGTTTGACCATTTCATGACCGCTGAATTCTTTGACGCCGATGAGGGTGCGGACGAGATGGTGACATTCACCTCGACCGACATCAACGTCACCGGTGAGACAACCGCCGTCATCACTGGCGATCTGACCCTGAACGGCGTGACCAAATCGGTCGCTCTGGACGCCACGCTGAACCAATCGGGCGATCACCCGATGGAGGGCAAGCCTTGGGCCGGGTTCGACGCCACGACCATCCTGCTGCGGTCGGACTATGACCTGGGCATGTTCGCCCCCTACATCAGCGATGAGGTTCAAGTCATGATCTCGATCGAGGCGATGAAGGCCGACTAA
- a CDS encoding cytochrome b/b6 domain-containing protein, with amino-acid sequence MALTNTSQSYGTITKTLHWLTAFGILVMIPLGLIANDLPYETADQLANKAWLFSLHKTVGVALFFIALARILWTLTQTKPAPLHPERRAETFAAETVHWLLYGSLVAVPLSGWVHHAATAGFAPIWWPLGQSLPLVPESETVAGIASGLHWVFAWVLVVSLVLHVAGAVKHHVIDRDATLRRMWPGKTQAGGGAGKRHGLTAPVAALAAWAVALGLGGFVGAYGHGSEAAQVAALAEVESDWTVTEGTLGLSIQQFGQTVEGSFGAWTADIRYDDSAALGPKGDVRVEVAIGSLTLGSVTAQALGTDFLDAGQFPTAVFTAQLLRGEDGLVAEGTLDLKGHQVPVTLPFALSIDGPKAQMTGTATLDRRAFAIGDNMTDPAQLDHTVRINVTLSAERAE; translated from the coding sequence ATGGCACTGACCAACACATCGCAAAGCTATGGCACGATCACAAAGACCCTGCACTGGCTGACCGCCTTTGGCATCCTTGTGATGATCCCGCTGGGGCTGATCGCGAACGACCTGCCCTATGAAACGGCAGACCAACTGGCCAACAAGGCGTGGCTGTTTTCGCTGCACAAGACTGTGGGCGTGGCGCTGTTTTTTATCGCGCTGGCGCGCATCCTCTGGACGCTGACCCAGACCAAGCCCGCGCCGCTGCACCCTGAACGCCGGGCCGAGACCTTTGCCGCCGAGACAGTGCATTGGCTGCTTTATGGCTCTTTGGTGGCGGTTCCGCTGTCGGGTTGGGTGCATCACGCGGCAACCGCAGGGTTTGCGCCGATCTGGTGGCCGTTGGGGCAATCGCTGCCGCTGGTGCCGGAAAGTGAGACGGTCGCCGGGATCGCCTCTGGCCTGCACTGGGTCTTTGCATGGGTGCTGGTTGTGTCGCTGGTGCTGCATGTCGCGGGCGCGGTCAAACATCACGTCATCGACCGCGACGCCACGTTGCGGCGGATGTGGCCCGGAAAGACACAGGCCGGTGGCGGTGCGGGCAAGCGGCACGGGTTGACCGCGCCTGTTGCGGCACTGGCGGCATGGGCCGTTGCCTTGGGGTTGGGCGGTTTTGTCGGGGCCTACGGGCACGGCAGCGAGGCGGCACAGGTGGCGGCGCTGGCGGAGGTCGAAAGCGACTGGACCGTGACCGAGGGCACGCTGGGACTGAGCATCCAACAGTTTGGTCAGACCGTCGAAGGGTCATTTGGCGCGTGGACGGCAGACATCCGCTATGACGACAGCGCGGCCCTCGGCCCCAAAGGCGATGTGCGGGTCGAGGTGGCGATCGGCTCTTTGACGCTGGGATCGGTCACGGCGCAGGCATTGGGGACCGATTTCCTTGATGCAGGCCAGTTTCCGACGGCGGTGTTCACAGCGCAACTCCTGCGTGGCGAAGATGGGTTGGTGGCCGAAGGCACGCTGGACCTGAAAGGTCATCAGGTGCCCGTCACCCTGCCCTTTGCGCTGAGTATCGACGGACCCAAAGCGCAGATGACCGGCACCGCCACGCTGGACCGACGCGCCTTTGCCATCGGCGACAACATGACTGACCCCGCGCAACTGGATCACACGGTGCGGATCAACGTGACCTTGTCCGCCGAACGCGCCGAGTGA
- the fabD gene encoding ACP S-malonyltransferase has product MSRAFIFPGQGAQTIGMGRDLAEAYPAARAVFDEVDEALGEKLSALIWEGEIETLTLTENAQPALMATSMAAMRALEAEGVGIDAAAFVAGHSLGEYSALTAAGALTLADAARLLRKRGQAMQAAVPVGVGAMAALLGLDLDAVRKVAAEAAQGDVVAAANDNDPGQVVISGHKAGIERAVELAKAAGAKRAVMLPVSAPFHCALMQPAAEAMAQALADVQINAPAVPVVSNVEAAPVTDPDKIRTLLEAQICGAVRWRESVQTMVDAGVEEFWEIGAGKALSGMVRRIHRPATVRNIGTAADITAAVDAAN; this is encoded by the coding sequence ATGAGCCGCGCATTCATCTTTCCCGGGCAGGGGGCACAGACCATCGGCATGGGCCGCGACTTGGCCGAGGCCTATCCGGCGGCGCGTGCCGTCTTTGACGAGGTCGATGAGGCCCTTGGCGAAAAGCTGTCGGCGCTGATCTGGGAAGGCGAGATCGAAACGCTCACCCTGACCGAAAACGCCCAGCCAGCCCTCATGGCCACCTCCATGGCCGCCATGCGCGCGCTCGAGGCCGAAGGCGTCGGCATCGACGCAGCCGCCTTTGTCGCCGGGCATTCATTGGGCGAATATTCCGCGCTGACCGCCGCCGGTGCGCTGACCCTTGCCGACGCCGCACGCCTGCTGCGCAAGCGCGGGCAGGCCATGCAGGCCGCCGTGCCGGTGGGCGTGGGGGCCATGGCCGCGCTGCTGGGGCTGGACCTTGATGCCGTGCGCAAGGTCGCGGCTGAGGCCGCTCAGGGTGATGTGGTCGCCGCCGCCAATGACAACGACCCCGGTCAGGTGGTCATCTCTGGCCACAAGGCGGGCATCGAACGCGCCGTCGAACTGGCCAAGGCCGCAGGGGCCAAGCGCGCCGTGATGCTGCCGGTCTCTGCACCCTTCCACTGCGCCCTGATGCAACCCGCCGCCGAGGCGATGGCGCAGGCGCTGGCCGACGTCCAGATCAACGCCCCCGCCGTGCCGGTGGTGTCCAACGTCGAGGCCGCCCCGGTCACCGACCCGGACAAGATCCGCACCCTGCTAGAGGCACAGATCTGCGGCGCGGTCCGCTGGCGCGAATCCGTGCAGACCATGGTCGACGCCGGCGTCGAAGAGTTCTGGGAAATCGGCGCAGGCAAGGCCCTGTCCGGCATGGTGCGCCGCATCCACCGCCCCGCCACCGTCCGCAACATCGGCACGGCGGCAGACATCACCGCCGCCGTTGACGCCGCGAACTAA
- the fabG gene encoding 3-oxoacyl-[acyl-carrier-protein] reductase, whose product MFDLTGKSALITGASGGIGGAIAKALHGAGANVGLSGTRVEPLNELAADLGDRAFVLPCNLGDAEAVTALPKQAAEAMGSVDILVNNAGITRDNLFMRMSDDEWQSVIDVNLTSTFRLCKGVLRGMMKSRWGRIVNISSVVGATGNPGQGNYAAAKAGMVGMSKSLAYEVASRGITVNALAPGFIETAMTDKLTDDQKTAILTQIPTGRMGAPAEIAAGVLYLSSPEAAYVTGTTLHINGGMAML is encoded by the coding sequence ATGTTCGATCTGACCGGAAAATCCGCGCTGATCACCGGGGCCTCTGGCGGCATCGGCGGCGCCATTGCCAAGGCGCTGCACGGTGCGGGCGCCAACGTCGGCCTGTCCGGCACCCGCGTGGAGCCATTGAATGAACTGGCCGCCGACCTGGGCGACCGCGCCTTTGTCCTGCCCTGCAACCTCGGCGACGCCGAGGCCGTCACCGCACTGCCCAAACAGGCGGCAGAGGCGATGGGCAGCGTCGACATCCTCGTGAACAACGCCGGCATCACCCGCGACAACCTGTTCATGCGCATGTCCGACGACGAATGGCAAAGCGTCATCGACGTCAACCTGACCTCCACCTTTCGCCTGTGCAAAGGCGTGCTGCGCGGCATGATGAAATCGCGCTGGGGCCGCATCGTGAACATCTCATCCGTCGTGGGCGCCACCGGCAACCCCGGTCAGGGCAACTATGCCGCCGCCAAGGCGGGCATGGTCGGCATGTCCAAATCGCTGGCCTATGAGGTCGCCAGCCGCGGCATCACCGTCAACGCGCTGGCCCCCGGTTTCATTGAAACCGCGATGACCGACAAGCTGACCGATGACCAGAAAACCGCCATCCTGACCCAGATTCCCACCGGTCGCATGGGCGCTCCGGCGGAGATTGCGGCAGGTGTGCTCTATCTTTCCAGCCCCGAAGCAGCGTATGTGACGGGAACGACGTTGCACATCAATGGCGGCATGGCCATGTTGTGA
- a CDS encoding acyl carrier protein encodes MSDIADRVKKIVVEHLSVEEEKVTESASFIDDLGADSLDTVELVMAFEEEFGIEIPDDAAETIQTFGDAVKFITEAQ; translated from the coding sequence ATGAGCGACATCGCAGATCGCGTGAAGAAGATTGTGGTCGAGCACCTGAGCGTCGAAGAAGAGAAGGTGACGGAATCTGCCTCGTTCATCGACGATCTCGGCGCCGACAGCTTGGACACCGTGGAACTGGTCATGGCCTTCGAAGAAGAGTTCGGGATCGAGATTCCGGACGACGCGGCTGAAACCATCCAGACGTTCGGCGACGCGGTGAAGTTCATCACCGAAGCGCAATAA